One window of the Clostridium sp. MB40-C1 genome contains the following:
- a CDS encoding CaiB/BaiF CoA-transferase family protein — protein MSLPLEGIRILDLSRYLPGPLCTQILADFGAEVIKIEQPNTGELGRKLAPLIEGESSRFFSVNRNKKSITLDLKKEEGKEIFKSLVVDCDVVLDQFRPGVMDKMGLGYEVLKDINEEMIYCSLTGYGLDGPLRDAAGHDLNYLSLAGVTDQIGNHNENPAISGVQIADTAAGSLYSVIAILLALASREKTGKGQLCDVAMMDGAISLLAYGLGEWSGSGDLPQRGDETLTGGYACYHVYKTKDEKYVSLGAVEEKFWWEFCERIDRKEYIKLQWDKAKQESLIEDISNIIIEKTRDEWVEFLATSNICFTPVLNMEEMCSHPQVIARNMINKISNFKNSGKDMVLTGVPIKLSDTPGKAKYIFPELGQDNEDVLTAIGYSKEEIDNLYKKSVI, from the coding sequence ATGAGTTTGCCATTAGAAGGAATTAGAATTCTAGATTTATCAAGATATCTTCCAGGACCACTTTGTACACAAATATTAGCTGATTTTGGAGCTGAAGTTATTAAAATAGAACAACCAAATACAGGAGAGCTTGGAAGAAAATTAGCTCCACTTATAGAGGGGGAGAGCTCCAGGTTTTTTTCTGTAAATCGCAATAAAAAAAGTATAACTTTAGATTTAAAAAAAGAAGAGGGAAAAGAAATATTTAAAAGTCTAGTAGTAGATTGTGATGTTGTACTAGATCAATTTAGACCAGGCGTTATGGATAAGATGGGCTTAGGATATGAAGTTTTAAAAGATATAAATGAAGAAATGATATATTGCTCATTAACTGGGTATGGATTAGATGGACCTTTAAGAGACGCTGCTGGACATGATCTTAACTATTTAAGTTTAGCAGGAGTTACTGATCAAATAGGAAATCATAATGAAAATCCAGCTATAAGTGGGGTTCAAATTGCCGATACAGCTGCAGGTTCATTATATTCTGTTATAGCTATTCTTTTAGCTTTAGCAAGTAGGGAAAAGACAGGAAAAGGACAACTTTGTGATGTAGCTATGATGGATGGAGCTATATCTTTATTAGCTTATGGATTAGGGGAGTGGTCTGGTTCAGGAGATCTTCCACAAAGAGGTGATGAAACTTTAACAGGTGGATATGCATGTTATCATGTATATAAAACTAAGGATGAAAAATATGTGAGTCTTGGAGCAGTAGAAGAAAAGTTTTGGTGGGAATTTTGTGAAAGAATAGATAGAAAAGAATATATAAAGCTTCAATGGGATAAGGCAAAACAAGAAAGCTTAATAGAAGATATAAGCAATATTATTATTGAAAAGACTAGAGATGAGTGGGTGGAATTTTTAGCTACTAGTAATATATGTTTTACTCCTGTTTTGAATATGGAAGAGATGTGTTCACATCCTCAAGTTATAGCAAGAAATATGATAAATAAGATATCTAATTTTAAAAATTCAGGAAAGGATATGGTTTTAACAGGAGTTCCAATAAAATTATCAGATACTCCTGGAAAAGCAAAGTACATTTTCCCTGAATTAGGACAAGATAATGAAGATGTACTTACAGCTATAGGATATTCAAAAGAAGAAATAGATAATCTTTATAAAAAATCAGTTATTTAG
- a CDS encoding sodium:alanine symporter family protein, with product MLSFIQNVISDCNFILWSYVLIGLLIILGLYFTIKSNFVQFRYFTHMFRLLGEGASNSLSSNSKEHQGVSSFQAFCISTASRVGTGNLAGVAIAISFGGPGAVFWMWLIALIGAGSSFVESTLAQIYKVKDKHGFRGGPAYYMEKGLNKKWMGVFFSILITLSYGFIFNAVQANTITFAFEQAFGTKRLFVGIAITVCTALIIFGGIKRIAKIVELVVPIMAIGYVAVALFVIGKNFSQLPHIFALIIKSAFGFEQAVGGSIGATIMHGIKRGLFSNEAGMGSAPNAAATAHVTHPVKQGFIQTLGVFTDTLLICSATSFIILLSGSNLTKGLEGIQLTQVALSSQVGSWGNTFIAICILLFAFSSIIGNYYYGETNIEFLNGNIAWLTMYRLLVLVMVIFGSISKIQIVWDIADLFMALMAITNLIAIAQLSNIAFKALKDYTKQKKKGKNPVFYADSINGLNNTECWEREKSEVLEA from the coding sequence ATGCTGAGTTTTATTCAAAATGTAATTTCTGATTGCAATTTTATACTATGGTCATATGTATTAATTGGCTTACTAATTATACTTGGGCTTTATTTTACTATTAAATCTAACTTTGTTCAATTTAGATATTTTACACACATGTTTAGACTATTAGGAGAAGGAGCAAGCAATTCTCTATCTTCCAATTCTAAAGAGCATCAAGGAGTTTCCTCCTTTCAAGCTTTCTGTATAAGTACAGCTTCTAGAGTAGGAACTGGTAATTTAGCTGGCGTAGCTATTGCTATATCTTTTGGAGGGCCCGGTGCAGTCTTTTGGATGTGGCTAATAGCGTTGATTGGTGCTGGTTCAAGCTTTGTTGAAAGCACATTAGCTCAAATTTATAAAGTTAAAGATAAACATGGCTTTAGGGGTGGTCCTGCCTACTACATGGAAAAAGGATTAAATAAAAAATGGATGGGCGTATTTTTCTCTATTTTAATTACTTTATCTTATGGTTTTATATTCAATGCTGTTCAAGCAAATACAATCACCTTTGCATTTGAACAAGCTTTTGGTACAAAAAGACTTTTTGTCGGTATTGCTATCACAGTATGCACAGCATTAATTATTTTTGGTGGAATAAAAAGAATAGCTAAAATCGTTGAATTAGTAGTGCCTATAATGGCTATCGGCTATGTTGCCGTTGCATTATTTGTTATAGGAAAAAACTTTTCACAACTTCCACATATATTCGCGCTTATTATCAAAAGTGCTTTTGGATTTGAACAAGCTGTTGGTGGAAGTATCGGAGCAACTATAATGCATGGTATTAAAAGAGGTCTTTTTTCAAATGAAGCAGGAATGGGAAGTGCACCAAACGCTGCAGCAACAGCCCATGTAACTCATCCGGTAAAACAAGGATTCATTCAAACTTTAGGTGTATTTACTGATACTCTTTTAATTTGTAGTGCTACTTCTTTTATAATTCTTCTTTCAGGATCCAACTTAACTAAAGGGCTTGAAGGAATTCAACTTACCCAGGTTGCTCTTAGCTCTCAGGTTGGATCTTGGGGAAATACTTTTATAGCAATTTGTATATTACTTTTTGCTTTCAGTTCAATAATAGGTAATTACTACTATGGAGAAACAAATATAGAGTTTTTAAACGGAAATATAGCTTGGTTGACCATGTATAGATTATTAGTATTAGTCATGGTTATATTCGGATCAATTTCAAAAATCCAAATAGTGTGGGATATCGCTGACTTATTTATGGCATTGATGGCAATTACAAATTTAATTGCTATTGCGCAACTTTCTAACATTGCTTTTAAAGCTTTAAAAGATTATACTAAACAAAAGAAAAAAGGAAAAAACCCTGTATTCTATGCAGATAGTATTAATGGTTTAAATAATACAGAATGTTGGGAAAGAGAAAAATCAGAGGTTTTAGAGGCATAG